A genomic window from Engraulis encrasicolus isolate BLACKSEA-1 chromosome 14, IST_EnEncr_1.0, whole genome shotgun sequence includes:
- the abhd14a gene encoding protein ABHD14A encodes MSFLRNRIVVLGIVLLATLLLYLLLPSIRQGSMEPSLEVQRMGLAGTPPASPPINITIRTRQLPGDPPLFFREALPVDAAGRQILPKLQIVLLHGQAFTSKTWEELGTLSLLATNGYQALALDLPGFGNSPDSETVKTDQSRVELLRMFVETLGLRAAVLISPSMSGHYAVPFLMKHSDKLRGFVPIAPVGTRTFTPLQYQAIQTPTLIVFGELDTNLGAQSHKNLLQLPNHTVAKLQGARHACYMDKPRDFHLALLDFLNKLD; translated from the exons ATGAGTTTTTTACGCAACCGCATTGTCGTTCTGGGGATTGTATTACTGGCCACTCTACTGCTGTACCTGCTCCTGCCGTCCATACGCCAGGGCAGCATGGAACCATCGCTAGAAGTCCAGAGGATGGGGTTAGCAGGCACCCCCCCTGCATCCCCTCCCATCAACATCACCATCCGAACCCGACAGCTACCAGGAGACCCCCCTCTGTTCTTTAGAGAGGCCCTGCCTGTGGATGCTGCTGGAAGGCAAATCCTGCCTAA GCTTCAGATAGTGCTCCTGCATGGACAGGCCTTCACCTCAAAAACCTGGGAGGAACTGGGCACTTTGAGCCTCCTGGCGACCAATGGGTACCAAGCCTTGGCATTAGACCTTCCAG GGTTTGGCAACTCTCCAGACTCTGAGACCGTGAAGACGGACCAGAGCCGTGTGGAGCTGCTGCGCATGTTTGTGGAGACGCTGGGCCTGCGAGCCGCCGTCCTCATCAGCCCGTCCATGAGCGGCCACTATGCCGTGCCCTTCCTTATGAAGCACAGCGACAAGCTCCGGGGCTTCGTGCCCATCGCACCAGTGGGAACACGCACCTTCACCCCATTACAGTACCAGGCTATTCAG ACGCCAACGCTGATAGTGTTTGGAGAGCTGGACACCAACCTGGGCGCTCAGTCCCATAAGAACCTCCTGCAGCTGCCCAACCACACGGTGGCCAAGCTGCAGGGAGCCAGGCACGCCTGCTACATGGACAAGCCCCGCGACTTCCACTTGGCCTTGCTGGATTTCCTCAACAAATTGGACTGA